The following are encoded together in the Methanomassiliicoccales archaeon genome:
- a CDS encoding CoB--CoM heterodisulfide reductase iron-sulfur subunit A family protein produces the protein MATPVGAVMVVGGGISGVQAALDLADSGFKVYLVEKKPSIGGTMAQLDKTFPTNDCSMCILAPKLVAAGRHHNIELICNADVEMIDGVPGDFRVTLKKRTLRVDETKCTGCGVCAQKCPVETYDEYNEKMKKRKAIYVMYPQAVPLVYSIDKNVCIGCGVCAEECRAKAVVYDKSDEALEISVGSIILSPGFEEFDATLKKEYGYGVYKNVVTSIEFERMLSASGPYMGTVMRPSDGEVPRKIAFVQCVGSRDEKVGRTYCSSVCCMYAIKEAIIAGEHSENLESHIFFMDIRAVGKEFENYRERAENEYGIKIHRAARVASIEEDPATKNLIVRYSENGNTISEEFDLVVLSVGLTPCADAEKLSRRLNFKLNKHGFCETDTYNPLSTSRPGIFVSGSFVSPKDIPTTVAEASGAAAKAASLISSARNTLVTVKEYPPEIDVTGQEPRIGVFVC, from the coding sequence ATGGCAACACCCGTAGGAGCCGTGATGGTCGTCGGGGGTGGAATTTCAGGTGTTCAAGCTGCACTCGATCTCGCCGACTCAGGGTTCAAAGTATATCTTGTCGAGAAGAAGCCAAGCATCGGTGGAACAATGGCCCAGCTCGACAAGACTTTTCCGACGAACGATTGTTCGATGTGCATTCTCGCTCCCAAACTCGTCGCGGCAGGCCGGCACCACAACATCGAACTCATCTGCAATGCGGATGTTGAGATGATCGATGGGGTGCCAGGTGATTTCAGAGTCACTCTGAAGAAAAGAACTTTAAGAGTTGATGAAACGAAATGCACTGGGTGCGGCGTGTGTGCTCAGAAATGCCCCGTTGAAACCTACGATGAATACAACGAGAAAATGAAAAAAAGGAAAGCGATATATGTTATGTACCCCCAGGCGGTGCCACTCGTCTACAGCATCGACAAGAATGTATGTATCGGGTGCGGTGTTTGCGCCGAGGAGTGCAGAGCAAAAGCCGTAGTTTATGACAAATCGGATGAGGCTTTGGAAATCTCGGTCGGGTCGATCATTCTCTCACCAGGCTTTGAAGAATTCGACGCCACGTTAAAGAAGGAATACGGATACGGGGTTTACAAAAACGTTGTGACGAGCATCGAATTTGAGCGTATGCTGAGTGCTTCTGGTCCGTACATGGGTACAGTTATGAGACCCTCTGATGGCGAAGTTCCGAGGAAGATTGCTTTTGTCCAATGCGTAGGATCGAGGGACGAAAAAGTCGGCCGAACCTACTGCTCCTCAGTCTGCTGCATGTACGCGATTAAGGAAGCAATCATTGCTGGTGAGCACTCTGAAAACCTTGAATCTCACATCTTTTTCATGGATATCAGAGCTGTCGGGAAGGAATTCGAGAATTACAGGGAGAGGGCAGAGAATGAGTACGGCATCAAGATTCATCGCGCAGCCAGGGTTGCATCAATTGAGGAAGACCCCGCCACGAAGAATCTTATTGTCAGATACAGCGAGAATGGAAATACAATTAGTGAGGAATTTGACCTCGTTGTTCTCTCTGTTGGACTAACACCATGCGCTGATGCCGAGAAACTGAGCAGACGACTCAACTTCAAGCTCAACAAACATGGATTCTGCGAAACCGACACTTACAACCCGCTTTCCACATCAAGACCCGGAATTTTCGTCAGCGGATCCTTCGTCTCACCGAAGGACATTCCAACGACAGTCGCCGAGGCGTCGGGCGCTGCGGCAAAGGCGGCATCGCTCATCAGTAGCGCAAGAAATACACTCGTGACCGTCAAAGAGTATCCGCCAGAGATTGACGTCACCGGCCAGGAGCCTAGGATCGGTGTCTTTGTTTGCC